GCAAGTATCAGAATATTTAAGGATATGAGTATTAATGTTCACAATTAAAAGTCATATTTAGAATCATTATGTTAGATTATTCCGGTAACTTTTACCTTGTTGGTGAAGGTTTGATTCCCACTTTGTAATCTCAGGCCCTATTTTCTCTTTCCCTCCTCCCGCACGTATAATAAAacataaaataggaaaaataagtGGGACTATAACATATTCAGTAATAAAAATTTAGGTGTTAAGGGCTCGCTCACTTGGTAAGCTTCCTGCCATCTACAATTGAAATGGAGGGTTTAAACTCTATTAGTAGCGTAGTACTCCCCTTCCTCTTTTTTACTCCCCTACTCCGatgtaattaaaaaaatataaaataaaaagtgacAAAGACTTCGTTTCCAAGTTCactatgtttattttattttagcgGGTTGATGACTAGCTCAAATAGTGAGCTTCTTGCCATCCACATTTGAAGTGGAGGGTTTAAACCCTATTAGTAACGTAGTATTCCCCTTCACCTTTTCCCTCCACCGATATAATAAAgattttttcttaaaaaagtGACAACGACTTCGTTTCCAAGTTCACTCTTTTTTTTGGGACATGAATGGGGTACGGGACTAAACAATACTTACGAATGTTGAGATTCAATTACATAAGATTAAATAAGATTCAGTTTCAGCCTTTAATCGCACTCTGATATTTTATTAAAGCAGAATTTGCTAAAGTTGGCAACAACTTACCAAAGAAAAACAAAGCCCAAGAGTCCAATTCATGAGGCCCTCTTTGGTCCTGTGTATGATTTAAAAAGATCCAATTCGTAATCtgaaaattaaattcaaaaattcaaaaaatatgaaTTTCAGTTTGAATTTCGGGTTTGTCCAAAATATGCATGCCTTAATGAGCAATGACAATTGAGGATTGACGAAAAACGAATGTTGTAACTAAAAACTAAATTTTAATGACAGTTAGTGAAGTTAATGCTGTGTTTCTGGTCATTGAATATATGTATGCGACATTGCCTAAGAAAACATGGAAATGCCTTAAGGATAGTTATTTGAAAGTATCTAAACTTTGTCGTGACATTTCTGCTTCTAGTTTCACACTTCTAACGAGAAAGTAATTTACCTCATCTCAAATATATAGAGAAACTCTTCTTAATAAAGGGCAAGAAAATAATGATGATCAACATAATCTTTAATTCGGGGACATTTCGGGAGTTCAATTTTTTCTCTGTTTCATAAGGTAACAAGCTGAAAAAGTCATTTTAGAATTGAACTCCTCTGATGATCTTATTATAAAATCTAACATAAACATTTAAGATAATTcctaataataacagaaaaactCATCCTAGTCAACTTGCAGCCTTTAACTGTTTTAGGGATTTTAGCATTTAAGTCAAACATAAGGCACAAAAAATCTTCATTTCATGAAATTGTTGTCTTTGTTAATTCACATGGAATAGTTATTTGAAAGTATCTCCTCTCGTTTAATTCCCTTCCAAATCTTTCCATCCAAATAGTATATGGGAGGAAATTCGTCTCTTAATTCCCGTTTGGTTTGTTAGTCTGCTAACTAAAGCcatatttttctaaattttgtaACAACTTACTAATTGTTTTCCTAAGTTTAACAACATACCATTAACAGCTTACTATACTTTTTCATTTTAGTAATTATGAGACaaagaaagaaattaaagaaCCCTTGACTGCTCCCTCCTATATAAACTACTCATTCTTAACAATCTTTCATCTTCAACACAATTTAAGTGGTTGTTAGATGAAGAGAACTCACAACAATAATGAGAAGGAGGATGTCAATTACGATGAAGTCTCGTGAACTTTACTGATACAACTGGCGTAAAGTGATCAACAAACATTCGGGAAATTTATCTGATGGACTTGATGAAACTGATGATGCGTGACTAAAAGGTCGAGATAATCAACGATGAAAtgtaagatgtgtattctacaaaTAAAATGATATAGAAGCTACAAAACTACCCTCACATCTTGCATTTTATTGTTGATCATCTCCACTTTGTAGTCACTCATCATTAGTTTCATCAAGCTCATCGGGTTAATTTTGTGAGTATTGATTGAACTTTACTCGTTGTATCAGTAAAGTCCATAAAATTACTTTTTGTAGTGTTAAGTCACTAAATTTACCCATTGTATAAGTAAATAAAGTCATAGAACTATTtcttttatcattaaagtttgtTGAGATTATTTAATAGTTAGCCACATTGTACTCACATTACATTTACATAGGCTATTTCTGTATAGGCTATTTCTGTAAATATTTAGGCTATAAGTGTAATAAGGTGTTAGAGTCGGTGTATGTGTATAAGGTATTGTACAGATATTTTGTAAGTaagaaaaattcatttctcgCTGCTTCAATCTGTTTCTCGAAGCTTCCCGGTGTGGATGTTTTTCCCTTTTCTCCATTGGAGCTCAATCTGAGCTCGAATACATCACTCATCCTCAATAttttatcatggtatcagagcctaggctccgATTCTCTCTTCAGTCACTCAATTTCCTCATTCATTTCTTTTGAAATTACCGATACGACTCAATTAGAGCAAGAGTTGCAGAAAGATATTACTTCCACTAATTTTGACTGTTGTTTGATCGCAATTCGATTCGCACACTTTGATTCATGGCATGAGACAAAGAAACTTTGAATTTGTCTAGTCCTTTATACATGCATCCGTCAGAGAACGGCGGAACGATGCTGGTGCCGGTGGCTTTCGACGGTACCGGTTATAAATCCTGGAGGAGAGGAGTACTTAGGGCGTTATCACTGAAGAACAAGGTAGGATTTATCACAGGAAATGTTAAGAAACCAAATGTGGGTCATGCCACTTTTGATCAATGGGAACGATGCGACGATATGGTCACTTCGTGGATTCTCAACTCATTGTCGAAAGATTTGGCTGATAGTCTGCAATACATTAGGGATGCGAAGGAATTATGGCAGGAATTGGAAGATAGATATGACCAAACCAACGGTGCTAAGTTGTATCAGCTTCATAAGGAAATTAGTGATTTAAGCCAAGGAACTTTTAACATCACTGGCTACTACACTAAAATGAAGAAGTTTTGGAAAGAACTTAATACCCTAAATGCACACGCTCAACGCAATTGCATCTGTACCCATGGAGCTAAGGCAAACATGCACAAGGCAGAACAGGATAGAAGAttaattcagttcctaatggggtTGAATGAGGTATACACTGTGGGGAGAGGCAGTACTTTGATGATGAATCCACTACCTAGCATTGCACAAGCATTTTTCATACTCATTCAAGAGGAAAAATAGAGGGAAGTTAAGCCACACAATCAATTTGTGATGGAGTCTGTATCTCTTAATGCAAGTGCTGGAAACAACAATTTTAAGACCAATTATAGTACAAATGgatacaatactaggaacaatgCAAATAGAGAAGGATAGTCGTCGAACAAGCATCGTCTGTTTTGTGAGTATTATAAGAAGCCAGGACACAGTAAAGATAAGTGTTTCAAACTGTACGGGTACCCTTATAGTTCAAAGTATCCCAGTTACAGCAACAACAATACAGGGAAGAGAGTTGCATCAAATATGTTTGGAATACCAAATGAAGGACCTAATGTTTCAGAAATCGAAGGAGGTCCTCATGAACAGGGAAGAATTATGCAGCATCTAACTCAAGAACAATGTGGACAGCTTCTCAACATTTTGGAAAAATATCAAATAGGAAATACAATGGAGAAGCTAGGAGACATGAACTTGACTGGAGGAGCTGTAAACTTTGGAGGTATTGTTGCTTGTTCTTCTTCTATTGAGCATAGTAATCAGTTGCATGAATGATCTAAATCAGATGTTGACTCGTGGATCCTTAATTCCGGGGCCACAAACCATATGACCTATAATAAGATATTACTGTGCAATATCAAAACCTTAGTATACCCTTACCTAGTCTCACTGCCCAATGGGTACAAAGTGAAGGCGACACTTATTGGTGATGTGATTCTTAGTCCAAAGTTTGTTTTAAGAAAAGTACTTTATATGCCCAGTTTCAAGTTTAACTTGATTTATGTTCATTCCGTAACTGTCCAACTAGACTGCATAGTTGTATTTACAAAATTCTCCTGTTTTCTTCTACAGGGCCCTTCACTGAAGAGGCCACTGGAGATTGGTGAAGTCAAGAACATCCTTTACTTTCATTGCTCAAATTCATGCAAAAGTAACTTAGTTTTACCTTCTGCACTTGACACTATTGTTTCAGCACATAGTTCTCACACTGCACCTTGTGCATCCACTACTACTTCCACACACAATAGAAATAAAGTGCACTCCATTGTAGGAACTACTGTTTCATGCAATAACAATGAGTGTCCTGATTCAAATGCCTCTTCTTATCTTTCTTCGAAAACCCATGAACTTTGTAGTTCTGTTCCAAATGCATCTATTTCTGAGAAATATAGTATAGATATTTTGTGGCATAATAGATTGGGCCATGTGTCTTTTGTCAAAATGAGGGGCATCTCAgccatcccaactacctttggcCAAAAACAACCATTTTTCTGCCTTGTCTGCCCAATGGCTAAGGCAAAGCAGATCCCCCTTACCGCAAAGTACCACAAATACGCTTAAAGCCTTTGAGCTATTACATGTAGACCTCTGGGTTCCCTATCATATTCCAACTCATGATGGCTATAAGTATTTCATTACCCTTGTAGATGATTACAGCAGGTCTACATGGACATACCTTCTAACTTGCAAAAGCAATGCTTTGTATCTCATCAAAGTTTTTGCTGCCATGGTAAAGAATCAATTTCAAACTACCATTAAGACAGTTAGAACAGATAATGGTCTGAAGTTTGTTAATGCTGCCAGCACCATATTTTTCAAAagtaaagaaatcatacatcaaAAGACTTGCTCTTATACACCTCAATAAAATGGCATagtagaaagaaaatacaaatgccTCCTTGAAACAGGTAGAGCATTGTTGTATCAATCCAAATTGCCTTTACAATATTGGGGTGAATGCATCCTCACCTCAACTTATCTAATAAACAGACTGACATTATCCTCTATCAATAACAAGTGTCCATATGAACTACTCTACCAGAAAAAACCACTTTATTCACATCTTAGAAGCTTTGACTGTCTTTGCTTCCCACTCActctcaaaacacacaaaaacaaaTTTGAGCCTAGATCAACCCCACATATTTTTATGGGATACCCCTTTGGGAAAAAAGGCTACAAGGTATTAAATCTTGCCACAAAAAGAATATATATTTCTAGAGATGTATTGtttcatgaaaatatttttccatttAGTTTAAAACCAAATTCTAATGATCTGTTCTCTAACTTTGATGTTTCCTCCTTCCCATTACCTCAAATGCATCTGAATGTAGAAAATCACACTCCAATTGACTCTAGCTCAGATGATTCTATTACATCTCCTATTGCATTACCTCACTGTCACAATATGGTGTCACCAACACTTGTATCAGGACATTATAACACTGGAAGTGATCAGGATACAGTTGAACCTAGTATCCCATCTGTAGAACTTCAGAATCAAAACACCCCACAAAATACTACTAGCTCATCTGATTCTAACCAAAGTACCCTATCTCCAGAAAATATCAGACCACCTACAGTTCATTAACTTCCCACCTACCTACAGGATTATGTGTATACACTCCCAAATCAACCTGTCAACATTTCATCTCAAGATGAACAAAGCACATCTTCTCTTTCCTTTAATACTTTTATTCCTGATATGCAACCCATTGACTTTAGAGCCTTGGCCACTGATAGTCAACATTTGATAAAGAATGTGTCACTAGACTATGAACCTGTCTCATATAAAGAAGCAGCTATTATACCTGCATGGCAAGCAGCAATGACCCAAGAATTTGAGGCATTGTATGCCAATAACACCTGGGATTTAGTGCAACTTCCAGTTGAAAAAAGGGTCATAGGCTACAAATAGGTGTATAAAATAAAGCACAGGGCATATAGGAGTGTAGAGAGGTTCAAAGCTAGGTTGGTAGTTAAAGGTTACACTCAATAAGCTGGAGTAGATTACACTGAGATCTTTTCACCTGTTGTGAAAATGACAACAGTGAGGACTCTGATTGGGGTATCAATTAAGAAGGGATGGGAAATGTTTCAATAAGATGTGAATAATGCATTCCTCCATGGTGACTTACATGAGGAAGTATATATGGAGGCACCACCAAGCTTACTTGTAGAACAATCTGGAATGGTATGCAAGTTGAACAAATCTttgtatggattgaaacaagctaGTAGACAGTGGTATGCCAAATTGACAGAAGCTCTATGTTCTAGAGGTTACACACATTTTATGTTTGACTACTCCTTGTTCTATAAAGGTAAATGGAATTCAATAACTTTTGTGGttgtgtatgtagatgatgttattattaCAGGGGATCACTTAGAAGAAATTACCAGTTTAAAGAAGTTCCTACATGAAACTTTCAGAATAAAAGATCTGGGAGACTCCATTATTTCCTAGGGTTGGAGATACTTTATAAAGGGGATGGATTTGTGATTACACAGAGGAAATTCACTCAAGACCTTCTTAA
The nucleotide sequence above comes from Nicotiana tabacum cultivar K326 chromosome 12, ASM71507v2, whole genome shotgun sequence. Encoded proteins:
- the LOC142167174 gene encoding uncharacterized protein LOC142167174; the protein is MHPSENGGTMLVPVAFDGTGYKSWRRGVLRALSLKNKVGFITGNVKKPNVGHATFDQWERCDDMVTSWILNSLSKDLADSLQYIRDAKELWQELEDRYDQTNGAKLYQLHKEISDLSQGTFNITGYYTKMKKFWKELNTLNAHAQRNCICTHGAKANMHKAEQDRRLIQFLMGLNEVYTVGRGSTLMMNPLPSIAQAFFILIQEEK